The nucleotide sequence TATGAGGtggaagaagaagaaaatataCGTAAATTCGTCGAACAAGCGCAGGCTGGTGCTGTTGCTGTATGGGAGGACAAGAAGAAAAGACTTGAGTACCTCTTGGCTAAGAGAAAGAAAGAACACGAAGAGAAATATAAGGATACTCCtttgtaagtatatttatgtcAGTTCATTCTATTGAAATATGTTGTAGACAAATTGTGGATCTCCAACCAGTCTAACCAGCCGGCCGGAAGGCTGAGAGCTTTAGAAACGAGAGAGAGATTTTTCCAGACTACAATttttagcatttttttttcttcctaGCCTAAAGTGACatatttgtgatatttatagCTTACACGTTAATACACTTAAGTAGAGGTATGTCTCATGCCACAAAGCAAAAAAATGCGTATGATTAAAAGTTTGATAATATTCAATGCATTTctagtgtaataataatatgcatGTTCAACATTAAGGTCCAAATGTGTACACGTCCTGCCCTGTATCTACAAGCTGCGTGCGAAAGAGACGCAAGAGATTCAACTCtaccaaataaaagaaaaggaAGCACGGAAGACGGCAGAAAAAGAATTCGATAAAATGTGGTATGAAGTGGCGATGAAGGAGTCGGATGCATTggtgaatatatttattgtgaaCTTAGTTACCTAGGGGATAAGGACAATATTCGATAGCTATTATTTAGTAGTACATGGTCCAATGAAAGGGTTAATTAACGATTTCTGATAtaacgtatatattataatgagtTGTAAATAGGCCGCGCGAATGGAGCAAGACGCCATTGAACGTCTACGAAGGGACTACGAATGCAAAAAATACACGGACTATCAGCTTGAACAGAGAAAACTGCAGAAGGAGAAAGAAAGAGAGATGCTGAAGGAAGAGTCAAGGCGATTCAAGGCGATATGGGATGCGGATATAAGGAAGGAGCAAGAAGGtactaaaataacttattagctggtaattaaatgaataatatgttttgtacTTTAGctgtgaaaaaaaatgaattctgGTTTTACACAAGGGAACAAATTACTGTTTCAGCTGAAAATCAACGCGCGGAACAAAGAAAAGAGACAGCCAGAGAGAGAAAAACGATGATAGAAGAGAGACAAGAAACTGTTCGAAAACAAAACGCTGCCGCTAAACTGATCGCTGACACTTGGGACTCGCTCGCTGGCCAGGGATTAGCGGATGAAAAAGCCAAGCTAATGCTCATGAGGAGAAAGGAAGTAAGCAATTAGGGCCATACTTAAGAGTTATCGTTCTCTTAAtcggtaaaaaataatagggGACAAATGGTAATTTAATACACGAGATTggtcaatatatataaaattgtggcttgttaataaaaacaatacaataacgtCCTGAGTAGATTGAACCAGAAAATTCCTTAACATTGTCCTAAAATATCtgaaatgtatttacaaaatcgTTATTCCTAACCCTTATTGACTTAAAATGTCTTTGTAGCAAGAGTTGGATGAGTGCAACAAGAAGCTTTTGGAAATTAAAAAGCAGTACGAAGACATGGAGACAATAATCGAAGGTCCCTTGGCGGAAGAGGCTCAGAGAAGACAAGAGTACATTGACAAGAAGAGATGCGAGTATCTTGCGTGGGCGCAGAAAACTAATAGGGTGACGATAACGATaactaaataaactaataaaatgttaacttATTATTCCATAATTTAGTAGCTTTTGATCAGTTCATTGGtgttttctctttataatattaggatGTATTATCATCTTCATATTCTGCCGCTGTTGCCTGCagctaaatttcatgaaatcCGACCCTAttaactgagcgttttttagGCAGTTTGCCGCCCCAcgccactctgtggaaccagttgCCTAATAAAGCATTTCCGATTAAAGTAGGGTTCTTGAAAAAAAGAGCATAACAATTGCTTAAAAGCCGGCAGCACTTTTGCAAACCTTTGGCatagagtgtccatggacggcggtgTTACTAATATCAGATGACAAACAAAAGGATCTATAATTCAAATGGTCGtatcaaaaaactttaatgtataaacCATTCGCAATCGCAAATATGATGTTTACTAGACTACggaattattaaactatttttacagGAAGTACGTCAAGCTATGGTGGAACAAATAAAAGATCGTCAAAAGGCAAGAGAGAATCTTAAACAAAAACTGGAAGAGCAAGATGAATACCAAAGACAATTGTTTGTGCAGCTTGAGAAACTTGTGGACCATAAACAGTTTACAGATGCGCAGAAACGGAAATTGCACCAAAGACAACTGTTAGAACAGATAGAGTATAACAAGCTGTTGAAggtaatttaactttttgatttctgaaattgaatatattttattctcttTTCTTATCATACTATATCctattaaaagcatttaatgcatatttcttttttttgacgttcataagtgtacattatgttaccaagatgaataaatgatttttgattattgattttttgaattttgtacATATACAGGATGTCTCATAAATGAACGTCAAGTTGAAGTTGGGTGAAAAGGTGGTGATTAAGTCCAACAAAATAAGAGAACTATGCCCCGTATTTTACTTAGACTATAATTTCTTACTTTTACCGTGAGTTCTGAACGTCACAAAACTTACCTCAATTGCCTGATTTAAAATCAACTTATGTactaaagaatattattacatcCAAGTTCCAACTTAGTCCGACCTTGTTGAAAAAAGTCTTCGCAATTTTTGCAAGTAACATGACGCTCCCCACCCAACTTCAGATCGGGACATCTAACATCTGCatgtagatttaaaaaaaaatttgtcttaaatgtttgtaatatgTTCTACATCTCCTAAATtgcataaaaactataaaatactaCGTATTGTATATGTTCTTTACCTGttgtatttctatttttttattttaaattgtgtcaACGCCCCAATGACGCAGATATATTtctgcatttattttatagttcatTCATTATACACGTTCAtagagttttattataaccatatacatattatatctaaaaaatCTATGCACCAATGCGCGGAAACAGACCTCGCGACATAAACTtggataagattttttttttaaactgcgTCACTTTTCTTTctgaatatatacaataaaacccctataaatataattgtacttATATGCGGAAAGAGAATTAGCATGCCAATtatgttattcttatttaatttattcacaaaaatgacatacgtttaattttttaatattcagtaTCAAGATTATTATCTAACTATAATGACGTAATAGTCTCTCAAAATAACAAAGAGGCTAAATTGAGCGCCGCACCTCAAATCTCACGAGGCGACGGTTCTCTTTCCCCAAAAACTGTTATTAGCCTAATCGCAATGATTTTTAGGAACGAGCACGTCAAGAAGAATTGGATCAAATCAAGAAGTGTCAATTGGCAACTGAGGAGTACCAGAGAGAGATAGAAAGGATGCTGCGACGGTTTGTTTCTTTATGCGTAACTGCgtaatattgcaataaaaatttagaataaaactGGTATAAGTTGATTTTATAGGAACTACTACGGACGTTATAGTAGACGCCTCTTAAGCGGGTATTGGTATGATACATGTGTATTGTGATCATATTATGTGTACTgaatgtttgtatattttttatatgcacGACAGAAAGCGCTAACCTGTATTTGATgaaattagttatatatataacgcgTGAAAactgcaaaaaatattattgagtccaataaatttaatatcacatcgggaatttttttcatagtcgtgtaaaaatcaaaatgaGTTTATTAGTTCCTAAACAAACTTTCTCTCTTAAATACCTAATGCcgttataacattatttttatggatCATACGAGTTAGATAGTAAAGCCCTGCATTgttttttgatgaattttacCTTGAACGACAAAATCTTGTCACATTTATCTCATTGTTCAAGATATGAATCAAACCGGAACTTCCTAAGTGAACAAGGTTTATAGAGGATAAtcatgattattataataaagtttgtaaATTAAGGTTTTCTCAAAAAGTCTCGTAAACCTTGTAGAATATATACGCAATTTTgcgtattattttgtattgacaCGAGTATCAAGATTAAAAGAAATCGCATACTAACGCGTTagttatttatctttataggAGCCCTAtcaagaataaatatatatcaaggtacctaaaataaaaattaaataataatgttaaaatcacataataattattattaacacagATTTAGgacatactttattattatttgtaaaaaatatcggAAGTAAAAAGGTTATAAGGAAGTAAGTAAGGTTGTAAGGATTAACCTTTTTACTTccgatattttttgtttatcgcAGACTACATAACTATACTGTCATGAATTCGTTTCAGACCATTCTTCAGTGACGAAGTACATCCATTTACGAAGCAACTCGCAAAAGGTTTAAAAATTCCAGAGAAATGCCCCTGTTCTAAACCtgattattgtaaataactttttgttgtattttttgcaaaatataCTTGAACCCACAATTTTAGtttgtgtattatttagtaattcaCTAACGgacaaatttaagtaaataatatgtatatatatatatatatatatatatatatatgcatatacatatagtatGCAAAGATGACATTCCTTCAAATGGTTCATCAGATCAAcaattatatgtacataattcTTACAGGCATATTTGGTTCTTGGTATCTCACCAGTACTACAGGCGATGGACCAGTGCAGTGTTgacattcataaatataataaaacatcacATTTAATAGATGGGTCAATCAACTTTTATTTGTCCTGTAAGTACTTTGTTTTGTCCCTGACCAATAATCGCAgttctaaagaaaattaagtgGTTTTTTGGCATATGTCgcatttatcttattattaagcaaacatacgagtaattttttttaaataaatcactatTAAACTGGAATTTTAATGGTTGTCCAGGTGACAAAATATCTGGATGTAgcgttttttatttgtcccCCAGTAGCTATTTACAATGAAACattactttatacaaaaaaatattatatggcaATTAATTACgcttgtacataattattcattacaatgttCACTAAGATGCTAGcatatagatttttgtttgtttcataattttaccGAATTTTTTGCATGTTCGTTTTGGtccctattatattttattattccgaCTTCCACCGGACAACGGTAAAAAAGTTCCGAAACCGAAACATAGATGGAATGATCAGTGCCTTGACAATAAGTCAGTCGATTTATTGACAACACTCATCCAACCGTCATTTTGATTTCATCATTGCCGCGGTGTCAGTCGGTCGCGCGCGTTTTGAAAAAGTGCGTGGCTTTTTTGTGTGTCTACCGGACAACCAGCACAAAAACGTTATTTGATATatcatagtaaataaaagtgaaatatatattatattttatttatatttttcactgtGCGTAAGAcgtaattcaaaatatcattatttattatcagaaaGCGCAAAGACTGATAAATGTCACTCGGACAACCAGTCACTTAGACAACCAAAACCGTTGTCCGTGGGACATTTTGGTTGCCCATAGGACATTTAATGATAGAATCAGCATAGAGCAATACTTTTCCTTTCAATAATAAAGTCACGTCTGTTATTTATGGAAGACAAATTGAAATCCATCCTATATTAAGTGAGAATAAAGTGACGATTCACAATTATACTGAATTTCAAATGGTTCAGAAGTCTATTTAGTTAGTTTTCCAAGGGACTATTTCGGAGtcaaatttactattttatttaaataaatcgttctGCTCTatgtaaattcttaaaatataaataattatctaaagaaaaatgttaaaatataaaaaaaaatcaaataaaattataaaaataaaatttatcattgatGTACACTTAAAAGTTGATTGACCCAGATAATAGATTTCTCTATACCCAACAACCACAACTTCCAAATTAGAATAGCGAAAAAAGAAAACTACGCTCCATAatccataatttattaaatacagcaCAAATATATCGAACTATTGGAAACAAGGCCAAtatagcaaaataaaaaaggtttggATAAGGGTCATCTGCCAGATTCTTACCAGGTTCATGagctaaactaataaaaagttatcagCACACACAGTAAACcattaataattctttaaattcGTACTCATAACAGAGTGAGCCTTGACATTGCATCAAAATGTATCGCGATGTCGGAAGCGTTTCCTATTCTTATTCTAAACACGTCTTTGATGGTCGTGTTGATAAGATGCACGTTATAGTACTTGCAAGGTGACAAgtgtttatttctttctcgaatattatactatttttataaacaaaaaacaactgACGCTTATGAAATAACTGacgataaaatatgaaaacattatcGTTAGCCTAGAATATTCTGCCTGGAAAACCAAATGTATGAGCagttttggcctagtggcttcagcgtgcgaatctcatacctgaggtcgtaggttcaatccccggctgtgcaccaatggactttctttctatgtaagcatttaacatttgctcgagcGGTGAAggtatcgtgaggaaaccgacatgtcttagacccaaaaagtcgacgacgtgtgtcaggctctggaggctgatcacctacttgcctattagatttaaaaataatcatgaaacagattcagaaatctgaggcccagacctaaagaggttgtagcgccacggatttatttatttatatttgaaaaccaaatgtgtaaataaaatcgatatattgttttattttattatttctttaaaactacAAAAGTACTTGAAGTAGGTACATGTCAAATTGCGGAATaggtatttacataaaatataccgTTTTCAATTTATGTGCGAGATTGTACCGACTAAAGACAATTTTCCTGTAGGAAGGGCggctaatacatataaaaaatacttattacgAAGGCAACTCATAACGCCATGATTTCATTCTAAAATTTTCCTTAAACAAGTCATATCTATATAAACTCGCGAGCTTTAGTCTGAACACGCAGTAACAGATTGAACTTAGAACATGTTCactaaatgtatatttcttgcCTTAGTGGCAGTGGCTTCATGCCATGATTTAGCTATAGGATTCAATACAAatggaaagaaaatatttgatgaAACGAAACAAGCCAACCCTGCGATTTGGAGACAGGTGAATAACGTAACTGTAACAGCCGGCGACAATGAAGTGATAAGTCGTGTAGTTATAAAAGATCTGAGGCCAGAAAAGGATGGAGATGTGAAAATAGTTGAAGGAGGAGCAGGACAAAAGAATGTTACCATTGAACTCAAAAGTCCAACTGCTTTACGAGGATATGATTTCCAGATTGAAGTATATTCCGTTCCAGATACCACAGCCCAAAAGGATATGAATTTAGAAGATGAAGCCCCGAATACAAATCATCAAAAATCAATGCCTACGGAAAACACTGAATCTAAAGACACCCCTAGAACTGTCTCAAAAGATGAAACTGCGAGGTCAACGCGAAACTCAATGAAAGACAGTGAAGTGAGTTCAACGGTGGTACCAGAAGATTGTGTAACAGATGTGCCCGTcgaagattttaataaagaaaacatgaAAATATCAAAAGACGCCCAGGATCATGAAACAGTAGAATTTGTTTTAGACACGAATGATTCCGCTAAAGAAGCCTTAAAAGCTGAAAGTATGACTGTAGACCTGCCGATTGAAGTAAACGAGAATGAAAGGGATATTTTTACAACCACAACAGAAACCGATGAAAGTACTACTACTTTTGAAACAACCACATTACcagacaataataaatatgataacgAGCCAATGAGTGATGACGGTCTGAGATGGAATTGGCAAAGTGTTAAAGATTTCAAGCCCATAGTtgaaatgaaagaaaacactacacaaaaaacatataacaatAAGTTTTAGTACTTTAATGTTTGctgtgataattttatttgatttaacagTACCTATATTGAATTATGCAAATTAGCGTCcctatacaatattatagagGACATTTTAACCCTTGTTAACATAAATTTGCTATAATAAACGCGTAATTTTGTACGATCATTTAAGAACTTTGtgaattgtattataaaactacGTAATAGTACCAGTAttctaatagaaataaattttaattatgtttttatacttttaaagtGCCTATTAAAGTGTGAAATAATAcaagttgtttttttgtttattatttattaaactaattacaAATGCTTTATCATGGAATAATTCATAACAATGAATCAAATATATGACACAATttaagtcaaaatattttcaagttatacttcttttggcgcgatgagaaaaatgatgagtgaatttttacgacccgcacaccaacacctaaattcgacatagtaaagttaggtctaggtggcatgaaaatcgataactatgttcaagttgtatattctagtatttttatttagaacacgtgtttcgtaacagtacaattaaacagtgttattaaataaatattattttggtgtttttaaatctattttatatacgacggtgatagtaattactaataatttataataaataattttaatatttatcgtttatcactactgcattttagttatttttttccaaagaactataacttctaacgcgtgtacagaAGTACAGTCTCTTTTTTGTTCCATAATCTAATATCatgcaatataatatatagaacttattaaaaaattatagctaTTTCATTAAGATAAGACACATAAAACTGTAGAAACGCAATAAACGTGTTATTGAATGACACACtttcaattacaaaatatttgtattgcaCTATGAACATTTTTGAcgtatttaattcataataataaaactataacaaaaaagtaaaCCACCATTCATAGCACGCTCTGTAATTAAACCAACGCTGTTAAATATAGCAGACAGTTAAATTGTCGatgaattttttatacttaatctaTTCACTAGGaaattattttggttttaaGATCACATATTGCTTTTGTAATTAAGCAAATGATCACAGCCTATAGAATTATTGCTTTTCTACATAATGGtaataagggcctgtttcacaatgtatggataaagtgccaaatagctatgcaacacataaattattcgaaagataaaagttccaaataagatacttcgaatttcatgacgtatagcgctatctgacagtcgtgaaacgcaaaaatactatttatcctaccaataagtaattaatagcttatttggaacttatccggacattgtgacacaggccctaagtctattaaatataaggtCCTGAcatttgagtttatttatgcACTGGCCACTTTTGACTAAATCCTTGATAAATGTCTATTGAATAACTTCATATCatctatattttgtatttcactACGatgttcatttattttcgTCTTTTGTGCTTTcacatgtattaattaaaataacgcataaaaaatacctaataatatTACGTGATCTTTTCACTTAAgggaaaaattattacttacaaaATAGGGTAAATTCATAGTACAAATTTAGatgaaatatacttagttttGTTTCAACTTCCAAATAGTAAATCTATGCATATGGACCTAACAGTTAACACTTGAatcgaaaaatattgaatacctATTCATGTAACATTCGCAATATCAGGCACCAAAAATTTTAACCGTATATATTTATGAGTACCATGtaagattttgattttaaaattgttaactgTTTTTGCTTACgtctacatatatattttttaagtaaaggtagattttttttactaaacaaaaatgtctatgtaaattaaatatgcttTAAACTTATACCTAAAAAGAATAACCAACAACAAACCATAGACAGTTACAATTCTAtggaattatatattacaaaatattttgtgcgTTTTACAGTACAAAAAGTGCATTATGACACTTTACAGgaacatatgaaattaaatgctCTATATTAGACTAAAAGTTTAGAATTgcctattaattattaaataataaacacaaaaattgcCATTTTTCATGTTTGTGcaagaatattttaagtttattaacacAGAATAACATAATCATTTTGATGTCTTTTtattatgcaaaaaaaaaatattgtgttttttattcgTAAATTCAGCCATGATTATTGACACTCTTATTTACATTGTGGTCTGGTGGTTACAGAAAACTATTTGAACATCTAATACATAGTACATAcatgcatatatattttaagataaaccTAATGGCCTGCCCTTTAATGAAAGATAACCTTTAAACAAAGTACATATGAATATGATAAATTACGACAAGCATAATTATTCTGATTTACTAAAAACATttcagaatatatataaaatccagTTTCAGATTTCATTCCAgaacaatatataaagatttaggttaacacaatatataagaaatgtatatattgtgttaacCGAAATGAGTGTGAGacaagatatttaataaaaatcctaaATAGATGACATCTTGTTTACTTTGTACATAGAGATCAATTAGTCATATTTAATCATGGAATGAAcaggtatattttttgatatgttCTTACGTCCATTTAACGATTCTAGTTCAATTATTACCAGACAACCAAGGACCTCGGCTCCACTATTTTGTAACAACTGTATAGCTGCATTCAAAGAACCACCAGTAGCAATTAAATCATCAATAATAACACATTTTAGTCCAGGTTTTATTGAGTTTTTCTGGATCTCCAATGTGtcctgaaaattttaataatttattttagtaccaaatactttttagatttattaaataaaatcataattcaaGATATTCATTTCTAAGATATCATAGCACAGGCTTtacaatgataaatatattgtcataTCTTGATAAATTT is from Pieris rapae chromosome 7, ilPieRapa1.1, whole genome shotgun sequence and encodes:
- the LOC110993546 gene encoding meiosis-specific nuclear structural protein 1-like, with protein sequence MEPPKQNAPKDGPGPRGAPEVYYTSRVLNSTFRYVKFIKKLRAEEDEQRKGAEIKLKELKDKQTSDFFIRCDRRSLINNVARRVDLCMESYEEDLNSKRKRLIELYEVEEEENIRKFVEQAQAGAVAVWEDKKKRLEYLLAKRKKEHEEKYKDTPLSKCVHVLPCIYKLRAKETQEIQLYQIKEKEARKTAEKEFDKMWYEVAMKESDALAARMEQDAIERLRRDYECKKYTDYQLEQRKLQKEKEREMLKEESRRFKAIWDADIRKEQEAENQRAEQRKETARERKTMIEERQETVRKQNAAAKLIADTWDSLAGQGLADEKAKLMLMRRKEQELDECNKKLLEIKKQYEDMETIIEGPLAEEAQRRQEYIDKKRCEYLAWAQKTNREVRQAMVEQIKDRQKARENLKQKLEEQDEYQRQLFVQLEKLVDHKQFTDAQKRKLHQRQLLEQIEYNKLLKERARQEELDQIKKCQLATEEYQREIERMLRRPFFSDEVHPFTKQLAKGLKIPEKCPCSKPDYCK
- the LOC110993679 gene encoding uncharacterized protein LOC110993679 — translated: MFTKCIFLALVAVASCHDLAIGFNTNGKKIFDETKQANPAIWRQVNNVTVTAGDNEVISRVVIKDLRPEKDGDVKIVEGGAGQKNVTIELKSPTALRGYDFQIEVYSVPDTTAQKDMNLEDEAPNTNHQKSMPTENTESKDTPRTVSKDETARSTRNSMKDSEVSSTVVPEDCVTDVPVEDFNKENMKISKDAQDHETVEFVLDTNDSAKEALKAESMTVDLPIEVNENERDIFTTTTETDESTTTFETTTLPDNNKYDNEPMSDDGLRWNWQSVKDFKPIVEMKENTTQKTYNNKF